From Debaryomyces hansenii CBS767 chromosome C complete sequence, a single genomic window includes:
- a CDS encoding DEHA2C01188p (some similarities with CA3193|IPF3418 Candida albicans IPF3418 unknown function) — protein MADHVGTKVSIPGTRGQGILRYYGPINGKNGIFGGIELIGPIAAARGKNSGSVNGVQYFEVQQPMTGLFLPFERLKSVNAHLSNKSRSASSLRSSTPVEIASTPSPLNRGLNSSSSSDSSITKNGILRSPYSEKPLINPKRQILKDDGRNAIPKAKSLSENSTSSLVSNGDTKYIDSIRQDTDKIRLEQELKDLKGRYDNNQLEMTEKIKILNDLRNTVNEIQPLLEEYENDLSEKDKKLLKQKSEFEKAREEWRQSLDLMVSTQQENEEYYEQKISELNAKVEELSNKQPKLNDTELSKIDEKNQSRVLQASLVSKDEEISRYKVKLEDLHMEKSKVEKSLNDKIDSQRKEINALTENLAKLEEDKNSNESGELQVKYDSLVDQIESMKIELEKFKSSETSLKARLTELQSDIVQKDKSIENLKSNNSKDDNELGSLVNSVKSVKLDDDNEEILKLKEENKKIKAEVDSKEAMQTKINELENQLEMRPTFEELTDLQNTIDELDDLHKNELREKDDALKVAIEKKKDLQSQLTDVLQNIEKKDNEQADRLEKPEVKGSSDPNELPIHIPKQPTDPSSGKNDWCGLCERDGHSSINCPYENDMF, from the coding sequence ATGGCAGACCATGTTGGTACGAAAGTGTCAATTCCAGGTACTAGAGGGCAAGGTATATTGAGATATTATGGGCCTATTAACGGGAAGAATGGTATTTTTGGTGGAATTGAGCTAATAGGGCCCATTGCAGCAGCGAGAGGAAAGAACTCTGGATCTGTAAATGGTGTTCAATACTTTGAAGTTCAACAACCTATGACAGGTTTATTCTTACCGTTCGAAAGGTTAAAGTCTGTCAATGCACATTTGTCAAATAAACTGAGATCAGCGTCTAGTCTCCGTTCTAGTACACCGGTTGAGATCGCATCTACCCCATCTCCGTTGAATCGAGGGCTAAATTCCCTGCTGTCAAGCGACAGCTCTATAACTAAAAATGGAATACTTCGCTCACCCTATTCAGAAAAGCCATTAATAAATCCTAAACGACAGATTTTGAAAGACGACGGGAGAAATGCAATTCCAAAAGCTAAAAGTTTGTCTGAAAACTCAACATCATCCTTGGTATCAAATGGTGatacaaaatatattgattcCATAAGACAGGATACAGATAAGATAAGGTTGGAgcaagaattgaaagatttaaaaGGAAGATACGATAATAATCAGTTAGAGATGACtgaaaaaataaagatattgaatgaCTTACGAAATACAGTCAATGAAATCCAACCTttattagaagaatatGAGAATGATTTGTCTGAAAAAGACAAGAAATTGCTTAAGCAAAAATCTGAGTTTGAGAAAGCTAGAGAAGAATGGAGACAAAGTTTAGATCTAATGGTTTCCACCcaacaagaaaatgaagagTATTATGAACAGAAGATATCAGAATTAAATGCTAAAGTAGAGGAGTTGTCAAACAAGCAACCTAAGTTAAACGATACAGAATTAAGTaagattgatgaaaaaaatcaatCCAGGGTTTTGCAAGCTTCCCTAGTTTCAAAGGATGAAGAGATCTCAAGATATAAAGTAAAGCTCGAGGATTTACATATGGAGAAATCTAAAGTGGAGAAAAGTCTAAATGATAAGATAGATTCacaaagaaaagaaatcaatGCTCTTACCGAAAACTTAGCTAAACtcgaagaagataaaaatagTAACGAATCGGGAGAACTACAAGTCAAATATGATTCTCTTGTTGATCAGATAGAAAGTATGAAGATTGAGCTTGAGAAATTTAAATCTTCGGAAACTTCATTAAAAGCTAGGTTAACGGAGTTGCAATCTGATATCGTTCAAAAAGACaaatctattgaaaatctaaaatcgaataattcaaaagatgataatgaattgggTTCATTGGTGAATCTGGTAAAATCAGTGAAGTTAGATGACgacaatgaagaaattttaaaattaaaagaagagaacaagaaaataaaggCTGAAGTGGACTCAAAAGAAGCTATGcaaacaaaaattaatgaattagaaaacCAATTGGAAATGAGGCCGacttttgaagaattgactGACCTCCAGAATACTATAGACGAACTAGATGATTTACACAAAAATGAGCTCAGAGAGAAAGATGATGCATTAAAAGTTGCTatagagaagaagaaagatcTTCAATCACAGCTTACTGATGTGCtacaaaatattgaaaaaaaggACAATGAACAGGCTGATCGTTTAGAGAAACCTGAAGTCAAAGGCAGTTCAGACCCCAATGAATTACCTATTCACATTCCTAAACAACCCACTGACCCGAGTTCTGGTAAAAATGATTGGTGTGGACTTTGCGAAAGGGATGGACATAGCAGTATTAATTGTCCTTATGAGAACGATATGTTTTAA
- a CDS encoding DEHA2C01210p (weakly similar to uniprot|P40477 Saccharomyces cerevisiae YIL115C NUP159 Subunit of the nuclear pore complex that is found exclusively on the cytoplasmic side): MIALQETSSEDLGFKLSTKPEGIRIFNDTIDFSEGDKNDLNLLSIGNLTGYFACSNMSSIVLDKLSLLETGDVAEGHEIRRIENLTNVSQLTFNCDESELYVVIDGNLKVINMGQYVTSEVGSEIIKEIENIEEKYIQGVKVIHPSPGSPDSVALINNLDELILIDSGVAKALQSGVSSFCWAKNGETIYYGTSSSADVTAVSANGEVLFKISNSAVSDPSEVSLVSIVELESNSKWFAVYDRGEGEPEDHEYQIYIIEKADDHTYEFYESDIAPPFGSVTRFGTYYLSSLSNWSSGQALVFVTSSLATEVSTLFINAEGRIESVTQLNDSDRAQFPINDDTGDDASPIGLGLDLTCLESVITEPCSGIDEAKGTLPKLWCLTHEGTLISWWIFDVHGLKNGKVNLQRALDYLKQEKVGSTKPSDKKEENSINTKLLNSNASATSSSENPGQSINQPLSNTPNDKTGFGASAFGTSKIGSSSSGAAFGSTGFGSTGFGSSSSGSGTGTSTGFGSTGFGSFSKPSESFGSTGFGGSKKSSESGFGSSGFGSSGFDTTGFGSNTSESMDDNKFGNTGFGSSTASSNNFKSAGGFGKYSNNNTSSQNQSSPFSSLGNKESPFAGASRDESPFAKFGKEAQPATENKTESPFAKFGKDTSSENKTESPFAKFEEASSENKTESPFAKFGKEAQPTTENKTESPFAKFGKDTSSENKTESPFAKFGKEAQPTTENKTESRFAKFEEASSENKTESPFAKFEEASSENKTESPFAKFGKDTSSENKTESPFAKFGKDTSSENKTESPFAKFGKEAQPTTENKTESRFAKFEEASSENKTESPFAKFEEASSENKTESPFAKFGKDTSSENKTESPFAKFGKEAQPTTENKTESPFAKFSKDTSSENNTESPFAKFGKEAQPTTENKTETPFAKFGKKSDTTFNIIQSSDSSNQSVTSNEETSSETPVEGEAKPESLDLLSPSKNEINENKDKVASHVGNNEEKQGSLFKSLQRNAMGADKQSDSETSSPESSESESSDESDDIAASKPKENVSNLLESMDIKSNNEPSKSGNLHESTTRIDRTENSGISPSSGAKKQDEVDSNQQALTPPSPLEFLTFEGIQGPVKGESNIVSKKIVDVYNETCGYLIIMENNVQRLAKFIDDHNTTVDRPDHKRSLDTPDLWRLASSTDLNSIIGQVKPALSSILKSSHDLDSSLTNLTAKVEESQVQRVKIDKLLSQLSLFNKESNSLVLTKRPLDFHNESLQTSLRQKLRRVKDLENELISKMMPFKARSRTDENILKNLEKVIFQMNESAYDHLKEINSLSVELCDLKLHNESDSEMPKNNHKQQSNQASVKWILSKELKNNSNSSPRLVSLHRK, translated from the coding sequence ATGATTGCCTTGCAAGAAACGAGTTCAGAAGACTTAGGTTTCAAACTTTCGACCAAGCCCGAAGGTATTCGCATCTTCAATGATACGATAGATTTTCTGGAAGGagataaaaatgatttgaatcTATTATCAATTGGAAACTTGACGGGGTATTTTGCATGTTCGAATATGTCGTCCATAGTTTTGGATAAGCTCTCGTTGCTTGAGACGGGAGATGTGGCGGAGGGACATGAAATCAGACGAATTGAAAACTTGACCAATGTATCGCAATTGACGTTCAATTGCGATGAGTCGGAGCTTTATGTGGTCATAGACGGAAATTTGAAAGTGATTAATATGGGTCAGTACGTAACATCGGAAGTGGGTTCTGAAATCATTAAGGAAATcgaaaatattgaagaaaagtATATACAAGGTGTCAAGGTTATTCACCCGTCGCCTGGATCGCCTGATTCAGTtgcattaattaataatttggacGAATTAATCTTGATTGATTCAGGAGTTGCTAAGGCATTACAATCTGgtgtttcttctttttgttgGGCTAAAAATGGAGAAACGATATATTACGGCACTTCTTCATCTGCGGATGTAACAGCTGTGTCTGCGAACGGTGAAGTTCTTTTTAAAATCCTGAATTCTGCTGTATCTGACCCATCTGAAGTTAGCTTAGTTAGTATCGTTGAGTTGGAGTCGAATTCTAAGTGGTTTGCTGTTTATGATAGAGGAGAAGGCGAGCCAGAGGACCACGAATACCAAATCTATATCATCGAAAAGGCTGATGACCATACATATGAATTCTATGAAAGTGACATTGCACCACCTTTTGGATCAGTGACCCGTTTTGGTACCTATTACTTGCTGTCTTTGTCTAATTGGTCTTCGGGACAGGCATTGGTATTTGTTACTTCGTCATTGGCAACTGAAGTCAGCACTCTTTTTATAAATGCCGAAGGAAGGATTGAATCTGTTACTCAATTAAATGACTCTGATAGAGCTCAGTTCCccattaatgatgatacTGGTGATGATGCATCGCCAATTGGTCTTGGTCTTGATTTGACTTGTCTTGAATCTGTAATCACAGAACCATGTAGTGGAATTGACGAAGCTAAAGGTACTCTACCAAAGCTCTGGTGTTTAACACATGAAGGGACATTAATAAGTTGGTGGATTTTTGATGTCCACGgcttgaaaaatggaaaagtAAATCTACAAAGAGCGCTCGATTATTTAAAACAGGAAAAAGTTGGCTCTACTAAACCATCTgacaaaaaagaagaaaatagCATTAACAcgaaattattgaattcgaaTGCATCCGCTACATCTAGTAGCGAGAATCCAGGGCAGTCTATAAATCAACCCTTATCTAATACGCCAAATGACAAAACTGGCTTCGGTGCATCGGCATTTGGTACTTCCAAGATTggatcttcttcatcaggTGCTGCCTTTGGCTCGACTGGATTTGGCTCAACTGGGTTTGGATCTAGCTCTTCTGGTTCTGGTACGGGTACTAGTACTGGATTTGGTTCGACTGGCTTTGGCTCATTTTCTAAGCCCTCTGAATCTTTTGGCTCAACCGGCTTTGGGGGATCGAAAAAATCATCTGAGTCTGGGTTTGGCTCATCGGGTTTTGGTTCATCGGGTTTTGATACTACCGGTTTTGGATCCAACACTTCTGAATCAATGGATGATAATAAGTTTGGAAATACCGGGTTTGGTTCAAGTACAGCAAGTTCgaacaatttcaaatcagCAGGTGGATTTGGAAAgtattccaataataacacTAGTTCGCAGAATCAAAGTTCTCCGTTTTCGAGCTTAGGAAATAAAGAAAGCCCATTTGCTGGCGCTAGTAGAGACGAATCGCCATTTGCGAAATTTGGTAAAGAAGCTCAACCTGCAactgaaaataaaacagaatCTCCTTTTGCTAAATTCGGTAAAGATACTTCAtcagaaaataaaacagaatCGCCATTTGctaaatttgaagaagcttcatctgaaaataaaacagaatCGCCATTTGCTAAATTTGGTAAAGAAGCTCAACCCACAactgaaaataaaacagaatCTCCTTTTGCTAAATTCGGTAAAGATACTTCAtcagaaaataaaacagaatCTCCATTTGCTAAATTTGGTAAAGAAGCTCAACCCACAactgaaaataaaacagaatCTCGTTTTGCTAAATTTGAAGAGGCTTCAtctgaaaataaaacagaatCTCCTTTTGCTAAATTTGAAGAGGCTTCAtctgaaaataaaacagaatCTCCTTTTGCTAAATTCGGTAAAGATACTTCAtcagaaaataaaacagaatCTCCTTTTGCTAAATTCGGTAAAGATACTTCAtcagaaaataaaacagaatCTCCATTTGCTAAATTTGGTAAAGAAGCTCAACCCACAactgaaaataaaacagaatCTCGTTTTGCTAAATTTGAAGAGGCTTCAtctgaaaataaaacagaatCTCCTTTTGCTAAATTTGAAGAGGCTTCAtctgaaaataaaacagaatCTCCTTTTGCTAAATTCGGTAAAGATACTTCAtctgaaaataaaacagaatCTCCATTTGCTAAATTTGGTAAAGAAGCTCAACCCACAactgaaaataaaacagaatCTCCTTTTGCTAAATTCAGTAAAGATACTTCATCAGAAAATAACACAGAATCTCCATTTGCTAAATTTGGTAAAGAAGCTCAACCCACAactgaaaataaaacagaaaCTCCGTTTGCGAAGTTTGGTAAGAAGTCGGATACCACTTTTAACATAATCCAATCTTCTGATTCGAGTAACCAAAGTGTCACTTCTAACGAAGAGACTTCATCTGAAACTCCAGTCGAAGGAGAAGCCAAGCCTGAGAGCCTAGATTTATTATCGCCCctgaaaaatgaaattaatgaaaataaagataagGTCGCAAGTCATGTCggtaataatgaagaaaaacaaggatcattattcaagagTTTACAAAGAAATGCAATGGGAGCTGATAAGCAATCGGACTCTGAAACGTCAAGTCCGGAATCAAGTGAATCTGAATCTTCGGACGAATCAGATGATATTGCTGCATCGAAACCAAAGGAAAATGTATcaaatcttcttgaatCCATGGATATAAAGTCCAATAATGAGCCATCTAAATCAGGAAATTTACATGAGTCTACTACCAGAATTGACAGAACAGAGAACTCTGGCATTTCGCCTTCTTCTGGTGCTAAGAAACAAGATGAAGTCGATTCAAATCAACAAGCATTGACTCCTCCTTCGCCTCTCGAATTTTTAACATTTGAGGGTATCCAGGGCCCTGTTAAAGGTGAATCGAACATCGtatcaaaaaaaattgttgacGTTTATAACGAAACGTGTGGTTATTTGATTATCATGGAGAATAATGTACAAAGATTGGCTAAATTCATCGACGATCATAATACAACGGTTGATAGGCCGGATCACAAAAGATCTTTGGATACGCCTGACTTATGGAGATTAGCATCTAGTACTGATTTAAATTCTATTATTGGTCAAGTAAAGCCTGCATTATCGAGTATTTTAAAGTCATCGCATGATTTGGATTCTTCCCTAACTAATTTAACCGCAAAGGTCGAAGAAAGCCAAGTACAAAGGGTCAAGATTGACAAATTGTTGAGTCAGTTATCTCTTTTCAACAAGGAATCGAACTCTTTAGTATTAACAAAGCGTCCATTAGATTTCCATAATGAATCGTTGCAAACGTCTTTGCGCCAAAAATTAAGAAGAGTGAAAGACTTGGAAAATGAACTTATAAGTAAAATGATGCCTTTCAAAGCTAGATCGAGGACAGACGAAAACATCTTAAAGAATTTAGAAAAGGTTATATTCCAAATGAATGAAAGTGCGTATGACCACttgaaagaaatcaatAGCTTGTCGGTGGAATTGTGTGATTTAAAATTACATAATGAAAGCGATTCCGAAATGCCGAAGAATAATCATAAACAACAGAGCAATCAGGCTTCTGTTAAATGGATTTTAAGtaaggaattgaagaataatagCAATTCCTCTCCTAGACTTGTTAGTCTTCACAGAAAATAA
- a CDS encoding DEHA2C01232p (similar to CA3195|IPF3426 Candida albicans IPF3426), translating into MINYHSASITGYKAMFGSSFARSNGQGVSSPPSHFKDSARNAIYSQLSPSVITSTGAASIRSAPSQFKNSHNHISQRSSASSVFSTNKRSVRSAPSIYSSSTATIPEDSEPISTSVEQLVNDIALHETYFLEQVQEKVRRGSMVSMDDMDDSDDLYKISLGSQLQYQNVPESLIDWNLNVTRCKLILTHLPLVSSIPDFSYSAHSLPQIVGDLANMCHLVLIQPHITDKELIYTLFSSNIYQEHNLDYQFKKSVAEISVKQSRLLQINSPKSSISSPITSSDNQSFLKFKFKEIAIRNYLINLAAAATTAYEYKVKSDSIKKSLKIADKKGKLSKDEKKKLWESVRSDVFKRAGLEE; encoded by the coding sequence ATGATTAATTATCATCTGGCATCAATAACAGGATATAAAGCTATGTTTGGATCATCATTTGCTAGATCTAACGGACAAGGGGTGTCGTCCCCACCATCGCATTTCAAAGATTCTGCGAGAAATGCTATTTATCTGCAGTTGTCACCACTGGTGATAACGTCGACTGGTGCAGCGTCCATACGATCGGCACCGTCACAGTTCAAGAACTCACATAACCACATACTGCAGCGGTCACTGGCATCAAGTGTATTTTCTACCAACAAGCGGTCTGTGCGTTCAGCTCCTTCAATATACTCGAGTTCGACGGCCACGATACCAGAGGACTCGGAACCCATTTCTACTTCGGTGGAGCAGCTCGTCAACGATATAGCGTTGCACGAGACGTATTTTTTGGAACAGGTACAAGAGAAAGTGCGCCGGGGGTCAATGGTAAGCATGGATGATATGGATGATAGTGACGATTTATATAAGATTTCGCTTGGGTCACAGCTACAGTATCAGAACGTCCCGGAGTCGCTCATAGATTGGAATTTAAATGTGACACGATGCAAGTTGATACTAACGCATTTGCCGTTGGTATCATCAATACCTGATTTCAGCTATTCCGCCCACTCGTTACCACAGATAGTGGGTGATTTGGCAAACATGTGCCATCTTGTTCTAATTCAGCCGCATATTACTGACAaagaattgatatatacgttgttttcttcaaatatttaccaGGAACACAACCTCGATTATCAGTTTAAGAAATCAGTGGCGGAAATATCTGTCAAACAATCACGTCTACTACAAATTAACTCCCCTAAGCTGAGCATTCTGTCACCTATCACCTCGTCTGACAATCAGagttttttgaaatttaagTTCAAAGAGATAGCTATTAGAAACTACTTAATTAACTTAGCTGCTGCTGCTACAACAGCTTACGAATATAAAGTTAAGTCGGATAGTATtaagaaatcattaaagaTAGCTGATAAAAAGGGAAAGTTATCGAAAGATGAGAAAAAGAAGTTATGGGAACTGGTAAGACTGGATGTATTCAAAAGAGCTGGCTTAGAAGAATAA
- a CDS encoding DEHA2C01254p (similar to uniprot|Q12035 Saccharomyces cerevisiae YLR051C Protein required for cell viability) produces MVAQNSLHKGDTSETELISGTESFSSDQGHKDTIDPSLSLENLFSELNQQTKNANQAVVDEDDEFKKIQKSISKLPKLESNLEENLNKEIATIKKINDITRINDPIIHKPKKAGKEEQLDSGSKWFNMKQPELTASVKRDLSIIKQRNALDPKRHYKKDKWEIPKFFQMGTVVEGNTEFYSARMNRRDRGNTLVEEVLNDNDRKKYFRRKYTEIQDKKTSGGKNHYKKVKSMRKKY; encoded by the coding sequence ATGGTAGCTCAAAACTCTCTACATAAAGGAGATACTTCTGAAACAGAATTAATCTCTGGGACGGAATCATTCTCCTCGGACCAAGGCCATAAGGACACTATAGATCCATCATTATCGTTGGAGAATTTATTCTCCGAATTAAATCAACAAACCAAAAATGCAAACCAAGCGGTTGTAGATGAAGACGACGAGTTTAAAAAAATACAGAAGTCTATCTCGAAACTACCAAAACTTGAATCAaatttggaagaaaatttaaacaagGAAATAGCTACGATAAAAAAGATTAATGATATAACCAGAATAAACGATCCAATAATACATAAACCAAAGAAAGCAGGAAAGGAAGAGCAATTAGACTCGGGATCGAAGTGGTTTAATATGAAACAACCAGAGTTGACTGCTAGCGTAAAGAGGGATTTGTCTATCattaaacaaagaaatgCATTGGATCCAAAGAGACATTATAAAAAGGACAAATGGGAAATCCcaaaattctttcaaatggGTACTGTCGTTGAAGGTAACACTGAGTTTTATTCTGCAAGGATGAACAGACGTGATAGAGGAAATACTTTGGTGGAAGAAGTCttaaatgataatgatagaaagaaatatttcagGAGAAAGTATACTGAAATTCAAGATAAGAAAACCAGTGGTGGTAAAAATCATTACAAGAAGGTTAAAAGTATgagaaagaaatattaa
- a CDS encoding DEHA2C01276p (similar to CA4172|IPF4432 Candida albicans IPF4432), with translation MSDIKVEKEEDIPVNDDSVNLESQEDKNTEVDGEHEYEHEHEGKSASKNTNDDTNTSGNTNNSKKKKNNNMFVCKWVDCKKRNYPTLTSLVTHLSSTHLAHIAHLSPNTPIRYTCHWEGCSRYAMEQPSRFALISHCRTHTGEKPYFCPIPECEKHFTRSDALAKHVKGVHDLHSARDALALIKERIKKEKMAPIASDNDDFDEYEYLSVIDQDYDLRNPWWFNKNFVNTLANKDNSISAFYDQPFNTQQYKLASDRYHAYLENNDDEIIPSIEENEYLDYMSQYDDELQKVAKSISSSYTAPEDDGSMDFANTEELEDLKKIHNNLKTQLATATKINKTVSKQLSTSVKEKRRLWLMNQILLDGNVVIGLPEKADTGINDEDTKKVVLDKYDEELLSESVKTLH, from the coding sequence ATGTCTGATATAAAGGTGGAAAAGGAAGAGGATATACCGGTCAATGATGATTCGGTAAATTTGGAGCTGCAAGAAGACAAGAATACCGAGGTGGATGGTGAGCATGAATATGAACATGAACATGAAGGAAAGTCGGCTTCTAAGAATACAAATGACGATACCAATACCAGCGGTAATACCAATAATAgtaagaagaaaaagaataacAATATGTTTGTTTGTAAATGGGTTGATTGTAAGAAGAGAAACTATCCTACGCTCACGTCGTTAGTTACGCATCTAAGTTCCACTCATTTAGCTCACATAGCACATTTGAGTCCAAATACACCAATTCGATATACTTGCCATTGGGAAGGCTGCTCGCGATATGCAATGGAACAACCTTCGAGGTTTGCGTTAATTTCCCACTGTCGTACACACACGGGTGAAAAGCCATATTTTTGTCCGATTCCAGAATGTGAAAAGCATTTCACACGTTCAGATGCTTTGGCAAAACATGTAAAGGGGGTCCACGACTTGCATCTGGCCCGAGATGCGTTGGCGTTgattaaagaaagaatcaagaaagaaaagatgGCGCCAATAGCCTCCGATAACGATGATTTTGAcgaatatgaatatttatcGGTGATCGACCAAGATTACGACTTAAGAAACCCATGGTGGTTCAACAAGAACTTTGTTAATACCCTTGCGAATAAGGATAATAGTATTAGCGCCTTTTATGATCAACCATTCAATACGCAACAATATAAATTGGCTAGTGACAGGTATCATGCGTACttagaaaataatgatgatgaaataataccttctattgaagaaaatgagTATTTGGATTATATGTCACAATATGACGATGAGCTTCAAAAAGTAGCCAAATCAATAAGTTCTAGCTATACTGCGCCAGAAGATGATGGCAGTATGGATTTCGCAAATACCGAAGaacttgaagatttgaaaaaaattcataaCAATTTAAAGACGCAGCTTGCTACTGCGACAAAGATCAATAAAACTGTGAGTAAACAATTATCCACGTCggttaaagaaaaaagaagattatGGTTAATGAACCAAATTCTACTTGATGGAAACGTAGTTATTGGGTTACCAGAAAAAGCCGACACCGgaattaatgatgaagatacTAAAAAGGTCGtattagataaatatgacgaagaattattatctgaATCGGTTAAGACATTACATTAG
- a CDS encoding DEHA2C01298p (highly similar to uniprot|P15625 Saccharomyces cerevisiae YFL022C FRS2 Alpha subunit of cytoplasmic phenylalanyl-tRNA synthetase), with translation MSDLQLQILKSVNEHDGIESTLEVPEFAKIDANTLHSNLTSLWAKEMINFKKIETDKWILTKEAEEFLGAGSHEMRLLEEVMKSLDGLKISDVNAKLGQVGKLGQGKAFKNGWIGKNDDKLVSKVDKLPEDTAVSQLKTIKETGTLDDKKELTELKKRKLVTLTKIVGFNVTKAAKFGLEIVTMETDITSDMITSGKWKDAQFKPYNFNSEGVYPHSGALHPLMKVKEEFRQIFFSMGFTEMPSNQYVETGFWNFDTLFVPQQHPARDLQDTFYLKDPVKAGKPDDMEYWENIRQVHEEGKFGSIGYRYPWREEESLRMVLRTHTTAISAAMLHKLAKDPKPTRLFSIDRVFRNEAVDATHLAEFHQVEGVMAGYDITLGDLIGFMEDFFAKMGVNGLRFKAAYNPYTEPSLEIFAYHKGLGKWVEIGNSGMFRPEMLEPMGLPKNLRVLGWGLSLERPTMIKYGVSNIRELVGHKVSLDFVETNPAARLDEDLV, from the coding sequence ATGTCAGACTTACAGTTGCAGATATTGAAGTCAGTTAATGAGCATGATGGGATAGAAAGTACGTTGGAAGTCCCGGAATTTGCAAAAATCGATGCTAATACGCTCCACTCGAACTTGACGTCGCTCTGGGCGAAGGAAATgatcaatttcaagaaaatcgAGACGGACAAGTGGATTTTGACCAAGGAAGCGGAGGAGTTTCTTGGGGCCGGTTCGCATGAAATGAGGTTGTTGGAAGAAGTGATGAAGTCGCTCGATGGGTTGAAGATTTCGGACGTTAATGCCAAATTGGGGCAGGTTGGAAAGTTGGGCCAGGGTAAGGCGTTCAAGAACGGGTGGATTGGAAAGAACGACGATAAATTGGTGTCTAAGGTGGACAAGTTGCCGGAAGACACTGCTGTGAGCCAGTTAAAGACTATTAAGGAAACCGGTACGTTGGACGACAAGAAAGAGTTAACCGagttgaagaagagaaagtTGGTCACATTGACCAAGATTGTTGGTTTCAACGTCACCAAGGCTGCCAAGTTCGGGTTGGAGATTGTGACGATGGAAACCGATATCACCTCGGACATGATCACCAGTGGGAAGTGGAAGGATGCGCAATTCAAGCCATACAACTTCAACTCTGAAGGGGTATACCCACACTCTGGTGCGCTCCATCCATTGATGAAGGTCAAGGAAGAATTTAGACAGATTTTCTTCTCAATGGGTTTCACCGAAATGCCATCGAACCAATATGTCGAGACTGGGTTCTGGAACTTCGATACGTTGTTCGTTCCTCAACAACACCCTGCTCGTGACTTGCAGGACACTTTCTACTTGAAAGATCCAGTTAAGGCCGGTAAGCCTGACGACATGGAATACTGGGAAAATATTAGACAAGTGCATGAAGAAGGTAAATTCGGATCCATTGGTTACAGATACCCATGgagagaagaagaatcgTTAAGAATGGTCTTAAGAACTCACACCACTGCTATTTCGGCCGCTATGTTGCATAAATTAGCCAAAGATCCAAAGCCAACAAGATTATTCTCCATCGACAGAGTTTTCCGTAACGAAGCCGTCGATGCCACCCATTTGGCAGAATTCCATCAAGTCGAAGGTGTCATGGCCGGTTACGACATCACTTTAGGTGATTTAATTGGTTTCATGGAAGACTTCTTTGCCAAGATGGGTGTTAATGGTTTAAGATTTAAAGCTGCATACAATCCATATACCGAACCTTCATTGGAAATCTTCGCCTACCACAAGGGTTTGGGTAAATGGGTTGAAATTGGTAACTCGGGTATGTTCAGACCAGAAATGTTAGAACCAATGGGCTTACCAAAGAATTTGAGAGTTTTAGGTTGGGGTTTGTCTTTAGAGAGACCTACCATGATTAAGTACGGTGTTTCTAATATTAGGGAATTAGTAGGTCATAAGGTTTCCTTAGATTTTGTCGAAACTAATCCAGCTGCTAGAttagatgaagatttggttTAA